The following coding sequences lie in one Epinephelus lanceolatus isolate andai-2023 chromosome 24, ASM4190304v1, whole genome shotgun sequence genomic window:
- the bzw1a gene encoding eIF5-mimic protein 2-A — translation MSNQKQQKPTLTGQRFKTRKRDEKERFDPTQFQESIVQGLNQTGTDLEAVAKFLDASGAKLDYRRYAETLFDILVAGGMLAPGGTLSDDMTRTEFCLFTAQEDLETMQAYAQVFNKLIRRYKYLEKGFEEEIKKLLLFLKGFTESERNKLAMLTGILLANGNISASILNSLFNENLVKEGVSAAFAVKLFKSWINEKDINSVAASLRKVGMDNRLMELFPANKRSCEHFSKYFTDAGLKELSDFARNQQSIGARKELQKELQEQMSRGDPQKEIIAFTKEEMKKANLSEQAMICIIWTSVMSSVEWNKKEELVTEQAIKHLKQYSLLLKAFTSQGLSELSLLLKIQEYCYDNIHFMKAFQKIVVLLYKADVLSEEAILKWYTDAHVAKGKSVFLEQMKKFVEWLKNAEEESESDEEETD, via the exons ATGAGTAATCAAAAGCAGCAAAAGCCAACGCTAACAGGCCAGCGTTTCAAAACGAGGAAAAGAG ATGAAAAGGAGAGGTTTGACCCTACTCAGTTTCAAGAAAGTATCGTACAAGGCTTGAATCAAACTGGCACTGATTTGGAAGCGGTTGCGAAGTTCCTTGATGCCTCTGGCGCTAAGCTTGACTACCGCCGATATGCAGAGACACTCTTTGACATCCTGGTGGCCGGTGGAATGCTGG CCCCAGGCGGGACTCTATCTGACGACATGACCCGCACCGAGTTCTGCCTCTTCACGGCACAAGAAGACCTGGAGACAATGCAAGCATACGCTCAG GTTTTTAACAAGCTGATCAGGCGTTACAAGTACCTGGAGAAGGGTTTCGAAGAGGAGATCAAGAAG TTGCTGCTGTTTCTAAAGGGGTTCACTGAGTCTGAGCGCAACAAACTGGCCATGCTGACCGGCATCCTGCTGGCCAACGGCAACATATCAGCCTCCATCCTTAACAGCCTCTTCAACGAGAACCTCGTCAAAGAGG GAGTATCTGCAGCCTTCGCTGTCAAGCTGTTCAAGTCATGGATCAATGAGAAGGACATCAACTCTGTTGCTGCCAGTCTCCGCAAAGTCGGCATGGACAACAGGCTGATG GAACTCTTTCCTGCCAACAAACGGAGCTGCGAGCATTTTTCTAAGTACTTCACCGACGCCGGGCTGAAGGAGCTGTCAGACTTCGCCCGCAACCAGCAATCCATCGGCGCCCGCAAGGAGCTGCAGAAGGAGCTCCAGGAGCAGATGTCCCGCGGTGACCCTCAGAAGGAG ATTATCGCCTTCACCAAAGAGGAGATGAAAAAGGCCAACCTCTCCGAGCAGGCCATGATCTGCATCATCTGGACCAGCGTGATGAGCTCCGTGGAGTGGAACAAGAAGGAAGAGCTGGTGACCGAACAAGCCATCAaacacttgaag CAATACAGCCTTCTGCTGAAAGCCTTCACCTCCCAGGGTCTGTCCGagctcagcctgctgctgaaGATCCAGGAGTACTGCTACGACAACATCCACTTCATGAAGGCCTTTCAGAAGATCGTGGTGCTCCTCTACAAAG CGGACGTATTGAGTGAAGAGGCCATACTGAAGTGGTACACCGATGCCCACGTTGCCAAGGGGAAGAGCGTTTTCCTCGAGCAGATGAAGAAATTCGTCGAGTGGCTGAAGAACGCCGaggaag AGTCGGAGTCAGACGAAGAGGAGACGGACTAA
- the LOC117250063 gene encoding uncharacterized protein LOC117250063, translating to MCSRRPPARPQQLQSHHSTARMKSTGSERSAQPDGFTSDLDDLDSGSDSSGGKSTGDCSPRREPGQEAVGGGGGGGGGGGGGGGGGSRAGAPRRRRRRRRSSSGGDGGCGGGGGACLAGVSKQRQAANARERDRTHSVNTAFTALRTLIPTEPADRKLSKIETLRLASSYISHLANVLLLGDNCRDGQPCLGYQSILHGTAALSAPSLRPICTFCLSNQRKLLRDGGKHSAAV from the exons ATGTGCAGCCGCCGCCCGCCCGCACGGCCCCAGCAGCTCCAGTCTCACCACAGCACAGCCAGGATGAAGTCCACTGGCAGCGAGCGCAGCGCGCAGCCCGACGGCTTCACCTCAGACCTGGACGACCTGGACAGCGGCAGCGACAGCAGCGGCGGGAAGTCCACCGGGGACTGCAGCCCCCGCAGAGAGCCGGGGCAGGAGGCggtgggtggaggtggaggtggaggaggaggaggaggaggaggaggtggaggtggttcCCGTGCCGGTGCGCCGAGACGCAGGAGACGGCGGagacgcagcagcagcggcggagACGGTggatgtggaggtggaggaggcgcGTGTCTCGCCGGTGTGAGTAAACAGAGGCAGGCGGCCAACGCGCGGGAGCGGGACAGGACGCACAGCGTGAACACGGCCTTCACGGCGCTCCGCACGCTCATCCCCACCGAGCCCGCCGACAGGAAGCTCTCCAAGATCGAGACGCTGCGCCTGGCCTCCAGCTACATCTCGCACCTGGCCAACGTGCTGCTGCTGGGGGACAACTGCCGGGACGGACAGCCCTGCCTCGGGTACCAGAGCATCCTGCACGGCACCGCGGCGCTCAGCGCGCCCTCGCTGCGGCCCATTTGCACCTTCTGCCTCAGCAACCAGAGGAAACTG CTCAGAGATGGAGGGAAGCACTCAGCTGCAGTGTGA